Proteins encoded in a region of the Euleptes europaea isolate rEulEur1 chromosome 3, rEulEur1.hap1, whole genome shotgun sequence genome:
- the KPTN gene encoding KICSTOR complex protein kaptin, whose translation MEPCAGCPLVEDSFTRFSSQSNVYGLAALPGAARGGRAGPEEGAGGPGGLLAATLKGKVVYFRYQDLRQKLRPVARELPFTYIPVDAEIVSIDTFNKSPPKRGLVVGITFIKDSGDKASPFLNIYCDYEPGSEYNLESIAQSCLNLELQFTPFQLYHAEVQVAGQPETVFLLSGNDPAIHLYKENEELHQFEEQPVEDLFPELKELPSNVLWLDVFNIPDSRRRITAFGCQSGYIRVAHVDPDSREVLQSWSILQDGPISKVLVFTLPAPCYPDNLVGTTAASGTAGNCNQSYNILITSTIELSVVYRNVLQNGLEDQLVLPLSDQYDSVICALVTDIDFDREPEILLGTYGQELLCYKYVLPSGEFHLLWQRGFPSPLLSMEYVDLTCDGLCELAVVCLKGLHILQHSLTQTAQRLLERLRLRVASLAVQHDPQPPDPKSQGADGEERPNE comes from the exons ATGGAGCCCTGCGCGGGCTGCCCGTTGGTGGAGGACAGCTTCACCCGCTTCTCCTCCCAAAGCAACGTCTACGGGCTGGCCGCCTTGCCGGGGGCGGCGCGGGGGGGCCGGGCGGGGCCGGAGGAAGG GgcgggggggccgggggggctgCTGGCCGCCACCCTCAAGGGCAAGGTCGTTTATTTCCGCTACCAGGACCTGCGGCAGAAGCTGCGCCCCGTGGCCAGGGAGCTCCCCTTCACCTACATCCCAG TTGATGCTGAGATTGTGTCCATTGACACGTTCAACAAGTCCCCTCCCAAACGGGGCCTGGTGGTGGGGATCACCTTCATTAAG GATTCTGGAGATAAAGCTAGCCCTTTCCTTAACATCTACTGTGACTATGAACCAGGTTCAGAATACAATCTGGAGTCCATCGCAC aGAGCTGTTTGAACTTAGAACTACAGTTTACCCCTTTCCAGCTCTACCATGCAGA AGTCCAGGTTGCCGGCCAGCCCGAGACGGTCTTCTTGCTGAGTGGTAATGATCCTGCAATTCACCTGTACAAAGAG AATGAAGAACTGCACCAGTTTGAGGAGCAGCCAGTGGAGGATCTCTTTCCTGAACTCAAAGAGCTTCCAAGCAA CGTACTTTGGTTGGATGTGTTCAACATTCCCGACTCAAGGCGACGCATCACTGCCTTTGGCTGCCAGAGCGGCTACATCCGTGTGGCCCACGTCGATCCGGACAGCAGAG AGGTGCTGCAGAGCTGGAGCATCTTGCAAGATGGGCCCATCTCCAAAGTCCTGGTGTTTACCTTACCGGCTCCCTGCTATCCAGATAACCTCGTGGGGACCACAGCTGCAAGCG GTACTGCCGGAAACTGCAACCAGAGCTATAACATCCTGATCACCAGCACTATTGAGCTCTCCGTCGTGTACAG GAACGTCCTGCAGAACGGCCTCGAGGACCAGCTGGTCCTGCCGTTGAGTGACCAGTATGACAGCGTGATCTGCGCCCTAGTGACGGACATCGACTTTGATCGTGAGCCTGAGATCCTGCTGGGGACGTACGGGCAG GAATTGCTGTGCTACAAGTACGTCCTGCCCAGCGGGGAGTTCCACCTTCTCTGGCAGCGCGGTTTCCCCAGTCCCCTGCTGTCCATGGAGTATGTGGACCTGACCTGCGATGGACTGTGTGAGCTGGCTGTGGTGTGCCTGAAGGGGCTGCACATTCTGCAg caCAGCCTGACGCAGACCGCACAACGCCTCCTGGAGCGGCTTCGGTTGAGAGTGGCCAGCCTGGCGGTCCAGCATGACCCGCAGCCCCCGGATCCCAAGAGTCAGGGTGCTGATGGGGAAGAACGGCCAAATGAGTGA